In Anaerolineales bacterium, the sequence TGCCGATCGACTTCGTGGTTGGAACCGACCTGGCGCATATGACGGGAAAATCGCTCGTTGCCGCCAGAAGCCATCGTGCGCTGGGGCACGTCGACATTCGCCTGGCTATGCTCATGGTCCTGGGGACCGTCCCGGGCGTGGAGATCGGCGCACAAATCATCGAAGCCTTGAAGCCCAGGGGCAACACGGAGCAGGTCGTCGGTATTTTCTACGTCATCATTCTATCCCTGATCGGATCATTTACGGCCTGGGAGAGCTTGCGCGCCATCCGTATGCGGCGCACCGAACACATCGATGCACAAGAGGCCGTCGAGCAAACCGGCCTGCTCTACCGCTCGCGTCTTTTTCGCATTCCCCCGCTCGTTCAACTGCCCGTTTCCGGTGTGGGGGAAGTGTCGGTCTGGGCCATCCTTTCCGTCGGATTGCTCACCGGAGTCCTCGCTGGATTTCTGGGAGTCGGCGGCGGGTTCTTGCGCATGCCCCTGATGGTGTACGCCCTGGGGATCCCCACCCACGTCGCCGTGGGCACGGATCTATTCGAAATCGTCATTTCGGCCGGCTATGGGACGGTCAGCCATGCACTCAAGGGCAACGTGGACGTGCTCATCGCGCTCACGATGCAGACCGGTGCAGCCATCGGCGCACAGATCGGAGTCGCCGCAACACGCTACGTATCCGGCCCCAGCATACGATTGATTTTTTCTTTTCTACCCTTTTTAGCCGCCGCCATGGTCCTGCTGAGGATCACTATCTAAAACGGAGGTTGAATGGATCGGTCAAAAAATACGGAAGCGAAACCGTCCGCCCTTATCGGCATCGGCAGCCACCCGCTCGATAAAGATGCGCTTGCCTACTCGAAGATCGTTACAAGCGCACTCAATTTGCATCCGGTGCTTTTACATGTGGCCAAGAGAAGTTCATCGGTCGAAGACGCTCAAGCCCTGCTCGACAACACGATCGATGAATTTCCGAAGGATAAAGCCGACCACTTGATTCTGAAGGGCTCGCCAAAAACCGAAATCTTGGGCGAACTTGAACGCAAGAATTACAAACTTTTAATTCTGGGCTGTTCGATTCGCGACCTGGCTCAGCCGGTCTCATCACTCAGCCGGGAACTCGCCATGCGGTCGAAAACCAGCGTTCTCGTCGTCCGCGATCCTCCGCAGCGGATTCGGCAAATTCTGATTTGTACGGGTGCCCACACGATATCGCTCGAGGTGATTTCCTGGGGAATCCATCTCGCAAAATCCGCCGGAGTCCGGGCGACGATACTCCACGTGGCCTCAGGCGCGCCGGCGATGTACACCGGCCTCTCCGCACTCGAAGAGGGCATCTCCGATGTGCTCGAGCGCGATCACGCTTTGGCCCAGCATCTGCGGCAATCTGCGAACATGGCGGAAGAGGCCGGTGTGGAAGCGAGAATCGAATTCCGGCACGGAATGGTCA encodes:
- a CDS encoding universal stress protein, producing MDRSKNTEAKPSALIGIGSHPLDKDALAYSKIVTSALNLHPVLLHVAKRSSSVEDAQALLDNTIDEFPKDKADHLILKGSPKTEILGELERKNYKLLILGCSIRDLAQPVSSLSRELAMRSKTSVLVVRDPPQRIRQILICTGAHTISLEVISWGIHLAKSAGVRATILHVASGAPAMYTGLSALEEGISDVLERDHALAQHLRQSANMAEEAGVEARIEFRHGMVIEEILRACEMEIYDLVVIGAPLPLIRIEQLLMGRVAPKLLASCKFPTVIVRNNDNSSA
- a CDS encoding sulfite exporter TauE/SafE family protein, whose product is PIDFVVGTDLAHMTGKSLVAARSHRALGHVDIRLAMLMVLGTVPGVEIGAQIIEALKPRGNTEQVVGIFYVIILSLIGSFTAWESLRAIRMRRTEHIDAQEAVEQTGLLYRSRLFRIPPLVQLPVSGVGEVSVWAILSVGLLTGVLAGFLGVGGGFLRMPLMVYALGIPTHVAVGTDLFEIVISAGYGTVSHALKGNVDVLIALTMQTGAAIGAQIGVAATRYVSGPSIRLIFSFLPFLAAAMVLLRITI